Proteins encoded within one genomic window of Mycolicibacterium aubagnense:
- the gndA gene encoding NADP-dependent phosphogluconate dehydrogenase, protein MTKSGNTATAQIGVTGLAVMGSNIARNFARHGYTVALHNRSVAKTDALITEHGSEGTFVRSETIAEFLDALEKPRRVLIMVKAGDPTDAVINELADAMEPGDIIIDGGNALYTDTIRREKAIRERGLHFVGAGISGGEEGALNGPSIMPGGPAESYTSLGPLLEEISAHVDGVPCCTHIGPDGAGHFVKMVHNGIEYSDMQLIGEAYQLLRDGLGMTAGQIADVFAEWNKGDLDSYLVEITAEVLRQVDATTGTPLVDVIVDEAEQKGTGRWTVKSALDLGIPITGIAEAVFARALSGSVPQRRATVGMASGTLGDKPSDATTFIEDVRQALYASKIVAYAQGFNQIAAGSAEYGWNVKPGDLATIWRGGCIIRAKFLNRIKDAFDAEPELATLLAAPYFRTAVESAIDSWRRVVVTATELGIPIPGFASSLSYYDALRTERLPAALTQGLRDFFGAHTYGRTDAPEGKKFHTLWSGDRTEVEA, encoded by the coding sequence ATGACCAAGTCCGGCAACACCGCTACTGCCCAGATCGGGGTCACCGGCCTGGCCGTGATGGGCTCCAACATCGCCCGTAACTTCGCCCGCCACGGCTACACCGTCGCCCTGCACAACCGCTCGGTCGCCAAGACCGACGCCCTGATCACCGAACACGGCTCCGAGGGCACCTTCGTGCGCAGCGAAACCATCGCCGAATTCCTCGACGCCCTGGAAAAGCCGCGCCGGGTGCTGATCATGGTCAAAGCCGGCGACCCCACCGACGCCGTCATCAACGAACTCGCCGACGCCATGGAACCCGGCGACATCATCATCGACGGCGGCAACGCCCTCTACACCGACACCATCCGCCGCGAAAAAGCCATCCGCGAACGCGGCCTGCACTTCGTCGGCGCCGGCATCTCCGGCGGCGAAGAAGGCGCCCTCAACGGCCCCTCCATCATGCCCGGCGGGCCCGCCGAGTCCTACACCTCACTCGGCCCGCTGCTCGAAGAAATCTCCGCCCACGTCGACGGCGTCCCCTGCTGCACCCACATCGGCCCCGACGGCGCCGGCCACTTCGTCAAGATGGTGCACAACGGCATCGAATACTCCGACATGCAACTCATCGGCGAGGCCTACCAACTCCTGCGCGACGGCCTCGGCATGACCGCCGGGCAGATCGCCGACGTCTTCGCCGAATGGAACAAAGGCGACCTCGACAGCTACCTCGTCGAGATCACCGCCGAGGTACTGCGCCAAGTCGACGCCACCACCGGCACGCCGCTGGTCGACGTCATCGTCGACGAAGCCGAACAGAAAGGCACCGGCCGCTGGACCGTCAAATCCGCCCTCGACCTCGGCATCCCCATCACCGGCATCGCCGAAGCCGTGTTCGCCCGCGCCCTGTCCGGCTCGGTGCCCCAACGCCGCGCCACCGTCGGCATGGCCTCGGGCACCCTCGGCGACAAACCCAGCGACGCCACCACGTTCATCGAAGACGTGCGCCAAGCCCTGTACGCCTCCAAAATCGTCGCCTACGCACAGGGCTTCAACCAGATCGCCGCCGGCAGCGCCGAATACGGCTGGAACGTCAAACCCGGCGACCTGGCCACCATCTGGCGCGGCGGCTGCATCATCCGCGCCAAGTTCCTCAACCGGATCAAAGACGCCTTCGACGCCGAACCCGAACTCGCCACCCTGCTGGCCGCACCCTACTTCCGCACCGCCGTCGAATCAGCCATCGACAGCTGGCGCCGCGTCGTGGTCACCGCCACCGAACTCGGCATCCCCATCCCCGGCTTCGCCTCATCGCTGTCCTACTACGACGCCCTGCGCACCGAACGACTCCCCGCCGCCCTCACCCAAGGCCTACGCGACTTCTTCGGCGCCCACACCTACGGCCGCACCGACGCCCCCGAAGGCAAAAAATTCCACACCCTCTGGAGCGGCGACCGCACCGAGGTCGAGGCGTAG
- the hxlA gene encoding 3-hexulose-6-phosphate synthase, whose translation MKLQVAIDLLTTEAALELAGKVAEYVDIIELGTPLIKAEGLSVITAVKNAHPDKIVFADMKTMDAGELEADIAFKAGADLMTVLGSADDSTIAGAVKAAQAHNKGVVVDLIGIEDKAARAQQVRALGAKFVEMHAGLDEQAKPGFDLTGLLAAGEAARVPFSVAGGVKVGTIAAVQKAGAEVAVAGGAIYGAADPALAAKELRAAIA comes from the coding sequence ATGAAGCTGCAGGTTGCTATTGATTTGCTGACCACTGAGGCTGCTCTTGAGTTGGCGGGCAAGGTTGCCGAGTACGTCGACATCATCGAACTGGGCACCCCGTTGATCAAGGCGGAGGGCCTGTCGGTGATCACCGCGGTGAAGAACGCGCATCCGGACAAGATTGTGTTCGCCGATATGAAGACGATGGACGCCGGTGAGCTGGAGGCTGATATCGCGTTCAAGGCCGGTGCTGACTTGATGACGGTGCTGGGTTCGGCTGACGATTCCACGATTGCCGGTGCGGTGAAGGCGGCGCAGGCGCACAACAAGGGTGTTGTTGTCGACCTGATCGGTATCGAGGACAAGGCCGCCCGGGCGCAGCAGGTCCGCGCCCTGGGTGCCAAGTTCGTGGAGATGCACGCGGGTCTGGATGAGCAGGCCAAGCCCGGCTTCGATCTGACCGGCCTGCTGGCCGCTGGTGAGGCGGCCCGGGTTCCGTTCTCGGTGGCCGGTGGTGTGAAGGTGGGCACCATTGCGGCGGTGCAGAAGGCCGGTGCGGAGGTTGCTGTTGCCGGTGGTGCTATTTACGGTGCTGCCGATCCGGCGTTGGCTGCCAAGGAGCTGCGCGCGGCGATTGCCTGA
- a CDS encoding helix-turn-helix domain-containing protein translates to MTDTPLLRNTSGIARNRDPGESFEELELETAIARNVRQLRLAQGMTVAEMAITVGISKAMLSKIENAQTSCSLSTLSLLAKGLDVPVSSLFRGSDVERPAAFVKAGTGARIVRDGTAEGHEYQLLGSLRGEHKRLECLYVTLTEQSRNYPLFQHPGTEFIYLLNGVMDYGHSRSVYRMNPGDSLLIDGEGTHGPVDLIELPIRFLSVIAFPESRI, encoded by the coding sequence GTGACCGACACCCCGCTGCTGCGCAACACCTCGGGCATCGCTCGGAATCGTGACCCGGGCGAGTCGTTCGAGGAGCTGGAACTCGAAACCGCGATCGCGCGCAACGTTCGGCAACTGCGCTTGGCTCAGGGGATGACTGTCGCCGAGATGGCCATCACCGTGGGGATCTCGAAGGCAATGTTGTCCAAGATCGAGAACGCCCAAACCTCATGCAGCCTGTCGACGTTGTCGCTGCTCGCCAAGGGGCTGGACGTACCGGTGTCGTCGTTGTTCCGCGGCTCGGATGTGGAGCGGCCCGCCGCGTTCGTGAAAGCGGGCACCGGCGCACGCATCGTGCGTGACGGCACGGCCGAGGGTCACGAGTACCAGCTGCTCGGCTCCCTGCGCGGTGAGCACAAGCGACTGGAATGCCTGTACGTCACTTTGACCGAACAGAGCCGGAATTACCCTTTGTTTCAGCATCCCGGCACGGAGTTCATCTACCTACTCAACGGCGTGATGGACTACGGCCACAGCCGTTCGGTGTACCGCATGAACCCCGGGGATTCGCTCCTGATCGATGGCGAAGGCACGCACGGGCCGGTCGACCTGATAGAGCTGCCGATCCGATTCCTATCAGTGATCGCCTTCCCGGAATCTCGCATCTAG
- a CDS encoding carbohydrate kinase family protein yields the protein MNLSVMPDLASGATGTVAARSAVLVCLGETWLTAFGADLPGGVIDDEAVYSGVRMDQAGAFAHIDDMIARSDIAVLSDADLAWLRPGDRPSDAIRWLMSRGPAILVVTHGDTAATGYAKSGSVRVRGHAISVTDRVHRERAFIAGLLPALTGRDVPAGGSARHRRSIGLDDLQEILRDAMLRAG from the coding sequence ATGAATTTGTCCGTCATGCCCGACCTGGCCTCGGGCGCAACGGGAACGGTGGCTGCGCGAAGCGCAGTCCTCGTCTGTCTGGGGGAGACGTGGCTGACCGCGTTCGGCGCAGACCTACCGGGCGGGGTCATCGACGACGAGGCGGTGTACTCCGGCGTCCGGATGGACCAGGCCGGCGCATTCGCCCACATCGACGACATGATCGCCCGCAGTGATATCGCCGTCCTCAGCGACGCTGACCTCGCTTGGCTGCGACCAGGTGATCGTCCCAGTGATGCGATCCGGTGGTTGATGTCGCGAGGCCCGGCGATCCTCGTTGTGACCCACGGAGATACCGCCGCTACGGGCTACGCCAAAAGTGGGTCCGTGCGCGTCCGCGGGCACGCGATCTCGGTCACTGACCGCGTCCACCGGGAGCGCGCCTTTATCGCTGGGTTGCTGCCTGCGCTGACCGGGCGCGACGTGCCGGCCGGCGGCTCCGCGCGCCATCGCCGATCGATCGGCCTCGACGACCTGCAGGAAATCCTGCGCGACGCGATGCTGCGGGCCGGCTAA
- a CDS encoding NAD(P)/FAD-dependent oxidoreductase has protein sequence MSETVSTTDVVIVGGGLEGCSAAWSLAQRGVSDVTILERDTVGSGGTGKSSGVVRCHYGVSSLAAMATRSLELFENAAEILGEDVGFHQTGYVVGVGPQNVQAIRDSMAAQRAVGVRTEDIDKSEVEKLWPVADLEPFAAFAWEERGGYGDAYQTAQGFAAAARRHGVRLRQSTTVSEIIVENGRATGVRLTDGSVVSANTVVLAAGPWSVALLAAHGIELPITVHREQIVLIDPGQDLGKVPVFSDLVSLQYVRPEGSDGQILFGNSALDVLEPADPDNYLNRADDDFIDLTVDKIGTRFPGLENPSIASTYAGCYDVTPDFNPVISETPVDGLIVAAGFSGHGFKIAPAVGKLVADLVVDGKSSDADIPADDFRLSRFAEGALLKSPFPYIGAGQMR, from the coding sequence ATGTCTGAAACAGTCTCCACGACCGACGTCGTCATCGTGGGCGGCGGATTGGAAGGCTGCTCGGCAGCCTGGTCGCTGGCCCAGCGCGGCGTCTCCGATGTCACCATTCTCGAACGCGATACCGTCGGCTCGGGCGGCACCGGGAAGTCTTCCGGCGTCGTACGCTGCCATTACGGCGTCAGCTCGCTCGCCGCGATGGCAACCCGAAGCCTCGAGCTGTTCGAGAACGCTGCAGAGATCCTCGGTGAGGATGTCGGTTTTCATCAGACCGGCTACGTGGTTGGCGTCGGCCCGCAGAACGTCCAAGCCATCCGCGACTCGATGGCCGCGCAGCGCGCCGTCGGAGTGCGCACTGAGGACATCGACAAGTCTGAGGTCGAAAAGCTTTGGCCGGTGGCCGATCTGGAGCCGTTCGCCGCGTTCGCGTGGGAGGAACGGGGCGGATACGGCGACGCCTACCAGACCGCGCAGGGCTTCGCCGCCGCAGCTCGCCGACACGGGGTGCGCCTGCGGCAGAGCACCACGGTCAGCGAGATCATCGTCGAGAACGGCCGGGCCACGGGTGTGCGCCTGACCGATGGAAGCGTCGTCTCCGCCAACACCGTTGTTCTCGCCGCAGGCCCGTGGTCGGTTGCGTTGCTGGCTGCCCACGGCATCGAGTTGCCGATCACGGTGCACCGCGAGCAGATCGTGCTCATCGACCCGGGCCAAGATCTCGGCAAGGTTCCGGTGTTCTCCGACCTGGTGTCACTGCAGTACGTACGCCCCGAGGGTTCCGACGGCCAGATTCTGTTCGGCAACTCCGCTCTCGACGTACTCGAGCCCGCGGACCCCGACAACTACCTCAACCGTGCCGACGACGACTTCATCGACCTCACCGTCGACAAGATCGGGACCCGCTTCCCCGGCCTCGAGAACCCGTCGATCGCGTCGACCTATGCCGGTTGCTATGACGTGACGCCGGACTTCAACCCGGTGATCTCCGAAACCCCGGTCGACGGCCTGATCGTCGCCGCTGGATTCTCCGGCCACGGTTTCAAGATCGCCCCCGCGGTCGGCAAGCTCGTCGCCGACCTCGTCGTCGACGGCAAGAGCTCCGATGCGGACATCCCGGCTGACGACTTCCGGCTGTCGCGATTCGCCGAAGGAGCCCTGCTGAAGAGCCCGTTCCCCTACATCGGCGCGGGACAGATGCGCTAG
- a CDS encoding MBL fold metallo-hydrolase has protein sequence MTTIQRVVTSGTFSLDGGTWDVDNNIWIIGDETDCIVFDAAHTAAPILDAVAGRNVLAVVCTHGHNDHITVAPELSAALDAPILLHPADEMLWRETHPTATFYAVDDGQVLKVGGIDIHALHTPGHSPGSVCWSAPELGAVLSGDTLFQGGPGATGRSYSDFPTILDSIAQRLGVLAPETVVYTGHGDTTTIGGEVVHYDDWVARGH, from the coding sequence ATGACCACCATCCAACGCGTCGTGACCAGTGGCACCTTCAGCCTCGACGGCGGCACCTGGGACGTAGACAACAACATCTGGATCATCGGTGACGAAACCGACTGCATCGTGTTCGACGCCGCACATACCGCGGCACCCATCCTCGATGCGGTCGCGGGCCGCAACGTGTTGGCGGTCGTGTGCACACACGGGCACAACGACCACATCACCGTGGCGCCCGAACTCTCCGCAGCACTCGACGCCCCGATCCTGCTGCACCCGGCCGACGAGATGCTCTGGCGCGAAACCCACCCCACGGCAACGTTTTACGCGGTGGACGACGGGCAAGTGCTCAAGGTCGGCGGAATCGACATCCACGCCCTCCATACCCCCGGCCACTCCCCCGGATCGGTGTGCTGGTCAGCGCCCGAGCTGGGTGCCGTCCTCTCAGGGGACACCCTCTTCCAAGGCGGCCCCGGCGCCACCGGACGCTCCTACTCCGACTTCCCGACCATCCTGGACTCCATCGCCCAACGACTCGGCGTCCTGGCTCCAGAAACCGTCGTCTACACCGGCCACGGCGACACCACCACCATCGGCGGCGAAGTCGTCCACTACGACGACTGGGTAGCGCGCGGGCACTGA
- a CDS encoding HAD-IIA family hydrolase, giving the protein MTRLIDGFDGVLTDLDGVVYAGPKAITGAPEALSKLVGDGKRLAYVTNNASRSSAEVASHLRKLGAPATAEQVFGSALAGAELLARNVSAGATVFVVGSQTLADSVRSQGLHVANSWDHQPDAVIQGFTPSLAWKDLAEASFAIAAGALWVATNTDMTLPQERGFAPGNGTMVAAIATATGKYPLVAGKPGPALFETAASHSNVERPLVIGDRLDTDILGGNRAGMATLLVLTGVDSPRTALAARVDERPTYMVGSLTELYEDYPAITADNGTYSCGGATARVSGSTVNISGREDDLDSWRAGCAAWWAAHPGVIPDAAPEIVFATV; this is encoded by the coding sequence ATGACCAGGCTGATCGACGGTTTTGACGGGGTACTGACAGACCTCGACGGTGTCGTGTACGCGGGTCCGAAGGCGATCACCGGCGCACCAGAGGCGCTCAGCAAGCTGGTCGGGGACGGTAAGCGCCTGGCATACGTCACCAACAACGCGTCGCGATCGTCGGCGGAGGTTGCCTCGCATCTACGAAAGTTGGGTGCGCCCGCCACCGCAGAGCAGGTGTTCGGGTCGGCGTTGGCCGGAGCAGAGTTGTTGGCGCGCAACGTCTCCGCCGGTGCGACGGTGTTCGTGGTCGGCAGTCAGACGCTCGCGGATTCCGTGCGGTCTCAAGGCCTCCATGTCGCGAATTCCTGGGATCATCAACCGGACGCTGTCATTCAGGGGTTCACCCCGAGCTTGGCCTGGAAGGATCTGGCGGAGGCCTCCTTTGCGATCGCGGCGGGCGCGCTCTGGGTGGCGACGAACACGGACATGACCCTGCCGCAGGAGCGTGGATTCGCGCCCGGCAACGGCACCATGGTGGCGGCGATTGCGACCGCCACCGGCAAGTATCCCTTGGTGGCGGGAAAGCCTGGGCCGGCCCTATTCGAGACGGCGGCGAGTCACTCAAACGTCGAGCGCCCCTTGGTGATCGGCGATCGGCTGGACACCGACATCCTGGGCGGCAATCGCGCAGGAATGGCGACTCTGCTCGTCCTCACCGGCGTGGACTCGCCGCGCACGGCCCTCGCTGCGCGCGTGGATGAACGTCCGACGTACATGGTCGGTTCTCTGACGGAACTCTACGAGGACTACCCGGCGATCACAGCTGACAATGGGACCTATTCCTGCGGGGGCGCCACGGCCCGGGTCTCGGGATCGACGGTGAACATCAGCGGCCGCGAAGACGACCTCGACAGTTGGCGCGCCGGCTGTGCCGCGTGGTGGGCCGCTCACCCGGGTGTGATTCCGGACGCCGCACCGGAGATCGTGTTCGCGACGGTGTGA
- a CDS encoding FMN-binding glutamate synthase family protein codes for MSQTDDDRARLGLRESATFDRTTIAAIQRAAATGIYDIRGWGAKRKLPHFDDLLFLGASVSRYPLEGYREKCATDVVLGSRFAKYPLHLDIPVTIAGMSFGALSGRAKEALGRGASAMGTSTTTGDGGMTPEERGQSKTLVYQYLPSRYGMNPDDLRKADAIEVVLGQGAKPGGGGMLLGQKISERVAGMRTLPQGIDQRSASRHPDWTGPDDLAIKIAEIREITDWEKPIYVKVGATRTYYDVKLAVAAGADVVVVDGMQGGTAATQEVFIEHVGIPTLAAIPQAVQALQELGMHRKVQLIVSGGIRNGADVAKCLALGADAVAIGTAALIALGDNDPRYAAEYEKLGSAAGFYDDFQDGKDPTGISTQDPELAARFDPIEGGRKLANYLRVLTLELQVIARACGKAHVQHLEPEDMVALTIEASAMSRIPLAGTSWVPGRTF; via the coding sequence ATGAGCCAAACAGACGACGACCGGGCCCGGCTCGGCCTGCGTGAGTCCGCCACCTTCGACCGGACCACGATCGCCGCTATCCAACGGGCCGCCGCCACCGGTATCTACGATATCCGCGGTTGGGGCGCCAAGCGGAAGCTGCCGCACTTCGACGACCTGCTGTTCCTCGGCGCGTCGGTGTCGCGTTACCCCCTCGAGGGCTACCGCGAGAAGTGTGCCACCGACGTAGTGCTCGGTAGTCGGTTCGCGAAATACCCACTGCACCTTGATATCCCGGTCACCATCGCAGGTATGAGCTTCGGCGCGTTGTCCGGGCGCGCCAAGGAGGCCCTGGGGCGCGGCGCCAGTGCGATGGGCACGTCCACCACCACCGGTGACGGTGGCATGACGCCGGAGGAGCGGGGCCAGTCGAAAACGCTGGTGTACCAGTACCTTCCGTCGCGCTATGGGATGAACCCCGATGATCTGCGTAAGGCGGATGCCATCGAGGTCGTACTCGGGCAGGGTGCCAAGCCAGGTGGCGGCGGCATGCTCCTGGGGCAGAAGATCTCCGAACGCGTCGCCGGAATGCGTACTCTCCCACAGGGTATCGACCAGCGGTCCGCATCGCGGCATCCCGACTGGACCGGCCCGGATGACCTGGCCATCAAGATCGCGGAAATCCGTGAGATCACCGACTGGGAAAAGCCGATCTACGTCAAGGTGGGTGCCACCCGCACGTACTACGACGTGAAGCTGGCTGTCGCTGCCGGTGCCGACGTGGTCGTCGTCGACGGCATGCAGGGCGGTACCGCGGCGACCCAAGAGGTGTTCATCGAACACGTCGGTATTCCGACGCTGGCCGCCATTCCGCAGGCTGTGCAGGCGCTGCAGGAACTGGGCATGCACCGCAAGGTTCAGCTGATCGTCTCGGGCGGTATTCGTAACGGCGCCGATGTTGCCAAGTGCCTGGCGCTGGGCGCCGATGCGGTGGCCATCGGAACCGCTGCGTTGATCGCCCTCGGCGACAACGATCCTCGGTACGCCGCCGAATACGAGAAGCTCGGCAGCGCCGCCGGCTTCTACGACGACTTCCAGGACGGAAAGGACCCGACGGGCATCAGCACGCAGGATCCTGAGCTGGCGGCCCGATTCGACCCGATCGAGGGCGGCCGGAAGTTGGCGAACTATCTGCGGGTGCTGACGCTGGAACTCCAGGTCATCGCACGCGCCTGCGGTAAGGCCCACGTGCAGCACCTGGAGCCGGAGGACATGGTCGCGCTGACGATTGAAGCGTCGGCGATGTCTCGCATCCCGCTCGCCGGCACATCGTGGGTGCCCGGCCGGACGTTCTGA